Proteins encoded within one genomic window of Acinetobacter sp. WCHA55:
- a CDS encoding alpha/beta fold hydrolase yields MSKPALHFTHANGIPSGSYQKFFQFLNKDFDVKAIPMIGLDPQYPVEYRWEALVDQVILDIEQQFPRQQVIGLGHSFGSLLTLMAAYKKPQLFSQVIIMDPPFVIGSKAFLFEALQKLGSKSIEKLTPAAVTVKRRDHWESIEQASQALRPNRIFKDFDEQCFADFIACGLKSDPTRNGVTLTIPKHTEAEIFRTVPAWWWRTPRKAPDMPIHVLTAKDSHFYKQGLPQGMKKTYAIDYSVLEGGHMFPLEQPKQTAEFVQQLIEKQQRNK; encoded by the coding sequence ATGAGCAAACCAGCCTTACACTTTACCCATGCAAATGGCATTCCCTCGGGCAGCTATCAAAAATTCTTCCAGTTTTTAAATAAAGATTTTGATGTTAAAGCGATCCCGATGATTGGCCTAGATCCACAGTATCCTGTGGAATACCGTTGGGAAGCGTTGGTGGATCAAGTTATTTTAGATATTGAGCAGCAGTTTCCACGGCAACAAGTGATTGGTTTAGGGCATTCTTTTGGCTCGTTACTCACACTTATGGCGGCTTATAAAAAACCTCAGTTGTTTTCTCAAGTGATTATCATGGACCCACCGTTTGTGATTGGTTCCAAGGCCTTTTTATTTGAAGCATTACAAAAGCTGGGATCGAAGTCCATAGAAAAACTTACCCCAGCTGCGGTGACCGTAAAGCGTCGTGATCATTGGGAAAGTATTGAGCAGGCCAGTCAGGCGCTCAGACCGAATCGTATTTTTAAAGACTTTGATGAACAGTGTTTTGCGGACTTTATAGCCTGTGGTTTAAAAAGTGATCCGACTCGAAATGGGGTGACGCTAACCATTCCCAAACATACTGAAGCTGAGATCTTCAGGACAGTGCCTGCATGGTGGTGGCGTACCCCACGCAAAGCACCTGATATGCCGATACATGTGTTGACTGCAAAAGACAGCCATTTCTATAAGCAAGGTTTACCTCAAGGGATGAAAAAAACCTATGCGATTGACTATAGCGTGCTTGAAGGTGGGCATATGTTTCCGCTAGAACAACCGAAGCAAACTGCTGAATTTGTGCAACAGCTCATTGAAAAACAACAGCGAAACAAATAA
- a CDS encoding PAAR domain-containing protein, protein MSKALVTMGSKTTHGGIVTECENSFVINGIAVHLNGMKHFCPKCRMVVSAIAADHSTTVLGRAVVIAGDKTNCGATFLGNQSLTVSAK, encoded by the coding sequence ATGTCTAAAGCTCTAGTAACAATGGGTTCAAAAACAACACATGGTGGTATCGTCACTGAGTGTGAAAACAGTTTTGTGATCAATGGTATTGCTGTGCATTTAAATGGAATGAAGCATTTTTGTCCAAAGTGTCGAATGGTGGTTTCTGCGATTGCAGCAGATCACAGTACAACAGTCTTGGGGCGTGCTGTGGTAATTGCCGGAGACAAAACCAACTGTGGCGCTACTTTCTTAGGCAATCAAAGTCTAACTGTTTCTGCAAAGTGA
- the rapA gene encoding RNA polymerase-associated protein RapA gives MEKLQQFAIGQRWLSDTETELGLGVLIDVDERSVSILFPKSDETRVYARNNAPLSRIIFNVNDELQDQEGTKWTVESHEDRHGVVRYNVVRRLEDGTEERKSLNETRIGAQIQLSKPLDRLLASQIDYKEWYDLRIEAMLMQANMKSSPLRGMVGSRVGLIPHQLYIAHEVGQRFAPRVLLADEVGLGKTIEAGLIIHQQLKTGRSERILILVPDSLQYQWMIEMRRRFNLNFSLFDLTRTASIKEHDPELNPFLTEQCIIASIDLMIDHDDLREQALEAGFDLLVVDEAHHLMWNEEDGGNDRYDLIEELAEKTPGVLLLTATPEQLGVESHFARLRLLDPQRFSSLDRFLDEETQYQQTAKIAEVLMSDMPLEEGHLAALEGLLGHRIEDAPEQRFRAIHELLDRHGTGRILFRNTREAIQGFPGRDCQPAPLPAPENWSKDGKLREQMWPEEAQLDGAWMEADPRVMWLMEKLRTDLKHKKVLLIARSGPVVEALENVLRLHAGIRTAMFHEGMSLLERDQASAYFAEESYGAQILLCSEIGSEGRNFQFASDLILFDLPANPDVLEQRIGRLDRIGQENRIQIHVPYLIGTAQERMFRWYNEALNIFSNISPTAQTLQENFIVELKDCLLADKGQQFDDLLEAVSVQREALEAELQSGRDRLLEYNSCRPIVAQEIVQALESYDDNTTLPMFMKRFMASTNIDFDEQSNGTVIIKPTDQMQVQGLTLDEEGMTATFYRDQAQIREDAQYLTLEHPFTESVMEMINTQGFGSTNVAVLKSAALPQGSVLLEVWFKVDVVAPKALNLPSSLPQQLVRVLLSEKGQDLSQKIAPEILKPYLHHLDGNSCRQVVKARREVIEQRYVQALELARSALPNFVQQAKEVYGSKWQYEIDRLTYLKQFNPSIREDEISRLQKLQKEGLGLLDGLSVTPEAIQVMVVVKP, from the coding sequence GTGGAAAAATTGCAGCAGTTTGCTATTGGTCAACGTTGGTTATCAGATACTGAAACGGAACTAGGTTTAGGAGTTCTTATTGATGTAGATGAGCGATCTGTCAGCATCTTATTCCCTAAAAGTGATGAAACACGTGTTTATGCACGGAATAATGCACCTTTATCACGTATCATTTTTAACGTGAACGATGAATTACAAGATCAAGAAGGTACCAAGTGGACGGTTGAATCACATGAAGACCGTCATGGTGTGGTGCGTTATAACGTTGTACGTCGTTTAGAAGATGGCACGGAAGAGCGTAAATCACTGAATGAGACTCGCATTGGTGCTCAAATTCAGTTGTCTAAACCGCTTGATCGCTTATTGGCAAGTCAGATTGACTATAAAGAATGGTACGACTTACGTATTGAAGCGATGTTAATGCAAGCCAATATGAAGTCGAGCCCACTGCGCGGCATGGTCGGTTCACGTGTCGGTTTGATTCCTCATCAGCTGTATATTGCACACGAAGTAGGTCAGCGTTTTGCACCCCGTGTCCTTTTAGCCGATGAAGTTGGTTTAGGTAAAACCATTGAAGCTGGATTGATCATCCATCAACAGCTTAAAACAGGTCGTTCAGAACGTATCCTGATTTTGGTACCAGATTCACTGCAATATCAGTGGATGATTGAAATGCGTCGTCGTTTCAATTTGAACTTCTCATTATTTGATTTAACCCGTACAGCTTCAATCAAAGAACATGACCCTGAACTGAATCCATTCCTGACTGAACAATGCATTATTGCGTCAATTGATTTAATGATTGACCATGATGACTTGCGTGAACAAGCCCTAGAAGCTGGTTTCGATCTGTTGGTGGTCGATGAAGCACATCACTTGATGTGGAATGAAGAAGACGGTGGTAATGACCGCTACGACTTGATAGAAGAGTTAGCAGAAAAAACGCCGGGTGTTTTATTATTAACGGCAACCCCAGAACAGTTGGGTGTAGAAAGTCACTTTGCGCGTTTACGTTTACTTGACCCACAGCGTTTTAGTTCGCTGGATCGTTTCTTGGATGAAGAAACCCAGTATCAACAAACTGCAAAAATTGCTGAAGTACTGATGTCAGATATGCCACTTGAAGAAGGGCATTTAGCTGCATTAGAAGGTTTGCTAGGACATCGCATTGAAGATGCACCCGAACAACGCTTCCGTGCCATTCATGAGCTTTTAGACCGTCATGGTACAGGGCGTATTTTGTTCCGTAATACCCGTGAAGCCATTCAAGGCTTCCCAGGCCGTGACTGTCAGCCTGCACCTTTGCCTGCACCAGAAAACTGGTCTAAAGATGGTAAATTGCGTGAACAAATGTGGCCAGAAGAAGCACAGCTTGATGGTGCGTGGATGGAAGCTGACCCGCGCGTTATGTGGCTCATGGAAAAACTACGGACAGACTTAAAACACAAAAAAGTGTTGCTCATTGCACGTAGTGGTCCCGTGGTTGAAGCACTTGAAAATGTTCTCCGCTTACATGCGGGTATTCGTACTGCCATGTTCCATGAAGGTATGAGTTTACTTGAGCGTGACCAAGCGTCAGCTTACTTTGCTGAAGAATCTTATGGTGCACAAATTCTACTGTGCTCTGAAATTGGTTCTGAAGGTCGTAACTTCCAGTTTGCATCAGATTTGATTTTATTTGACTTACCTGCAAACCCAGATGTACTTGAACAACGTATTGGCCGTTTAGACCGTATTGGTCAAGAAAACCGGATTCAAATTCATGTGCCGTATCTAATTGGAACAGCACAAGAACGTATGTTCCGTTGGTATAACGAAGCATTAAATATTTTCAGTAATATCTCGCCAACTGCGCAAACTTTACAAGAAAACTTTATTGTTGAATTGAAAGATTGTTTACTGGCAGACAAAGGTCAGCAGTTTGATGACTTACTCGAAGCAGTTAGTGTACAACGTGAAGCCTTAGAAGCAGAGTTACAATCAGGTCGTGACCGTTTGCTTGAATACAACTCTTGTCGTCCAATTGTGGCGCAAGAAATTGTACAAGCGCTTGAGTCTTATGATGACAACACCACTTTGCCAATGTTTATGAAACGCTTTATGGCGTCGACAAACATTGATTTTGACGAGCAAAGCAACGGCACAGTCATCATTAAGCCAACTGATCAAATGCAAGTTCAAGGTTTAACCTTGGATGAAGAAGGCATGACGGCAACCTTCTACCGTGATCAAGCTCAGATACGTGAAGATGCTCAGTATTTAACTCTTGAGCATCCATTTACTGAAAGTGTGATGGAAATGATCAACACCCAAGGTTTTGGTAGTACCAACGTTGCAGTGTTGAAATCAGCAGCTTTACCACAAGGTTCGGTGTTGTTGGAAGTGTGGTTTAAGGTCGATGTAGTTGCACCAAAAGCACTGAATTTGCCTTCAAGTTTACCGCAGCAGTTGGTTCGTGTTTTGCTGAGTGAAAAGGGTCAAGATCTGTCGCAGAAAATTGCGCCTGAAATTTTAAAACCGTATTTGCATCATTTGGATGGTAATAGCTGTCGTCAAGTCGTGAAAGCACGCCGTGAAGTGATTGAACAGCGTTATGTGCAAGCATTAGAGCTTGCGCGTTCGGCTTTACCGAACTTCGTGCAACAAGCGAAAGAAGTCTACGGCAGTAAGTGGCAATACGAAATTGACCGCCTGACTTACTTAAAGCAGTTTAATCCGAGTATTCGTGAAGATGAAATTTCACGTCTACAAAAACTGCAAAAAGAGGGTCTTGGTTTGCTCGATGGCCTATCAGTGACACCAGAAGCAATTCAAGTGATGGTTGTGGTTAAACCATAA
- a CDS encoding RluA family pseudouridine synthase, producing MSNFLTEHLIHRDEDFMVIHKPAGILTVPGKTEDLQDCMINRLVKLEPKTLLIHRLDRDTSGILVFALSRWGQKSISRQFQERQTDKTYQAIVAGHLEGQGTVDVPVIYDSSRPPLHIAEPSHNKPAVTEWKAIEHFEIQGQPVTRVALTPITGRSHQLRVHMQFLGHPIVGDTLYAVPDLQNLMPRLCLHAERLSFHHPQTDERIEFVCPVPF from the coding sequence TTGAGTAATTTTCTAACCGAACACCTGATTCATCGAGATGAAGACTTCATGGTCATCCATAAGCCTGCAGGTATACTCACCGTTCCAGGGAAGACAGAAGACTTACAAGATTGTATGATCAATCGTTTAGTCAAACTAGAACCGAAAACCCTACTGATCCACCGCCTTGATCGCGATACCTCAGGTATCTTGGTTTTTGCTCTCAGTCGTTGGGGACAAAAATCTATTTCTCGTCAGTTTCAAGAACGCCAAACCGATAAAACGTATCAAGCGATTGTGGCTGGCCATTTAGAGGGTCAGGGCACCGTTGATGTGCCTGTGATTTATGATTCATCCCGTCCACCGTTACATATTGCAGAGCCTAGTCATAACAAGCCCGCTGTGACAGAGTGGAAAGCCATTGAACACTTTGAGATACAGGGTCAGCCCGTGACTCGTGTGGCGCTCACCCCCATTACAGGACGTTCGCATCAACTTCGTGTACATATGCAGTTTTTAGGTCATCCTATCGTGGGAGATACGCTCTATGCTGTACCTGACCTGCAAAATTTGATGCCACGTTTGTGTTTACATGCAGAGCGTTTGAGTTTTCATCATCCCCAAACCGATGAACGTATCGAATTTGTTTGTCCAGTACCATTTTAA
- a CDS encoding ABC transporter permease → MATFQRWFHYLVVLTKKEFLTILVDPANRITLIIPIFLQALLFGYAASYDVNHVDYAVLDQSHSQASQQILSHLDGSGVFKRTADLQNTAQIQQVINDRSALAVITFPADFEDKLNKNESSAIQVVLDGRNSSTAGMAGSYISSIVTQVNQERLGSTSSVTVQSRTWYNPNLESRWGMMPSLIATLSMMQTLLLSALSVAREREQGTFDQLLVTPYTPTQIMIGKAIPPILIGVIQSSIILAIILFWFQIPMNGSLLLIYFGLFAFNIAVVGVGLSISAIALNMQQAMLYTFFLIMPLTLLSGLLTPVQNMPNVLNWLTYANPLRFGIDLVQRVYLEGASFAQVKWDFVPMLILALITLPLAAWLFRNRLS, encoded by the coding sequence ATGGCAACATTTCAGCGCTGGTTTCATTATCTTGTGGTGCTGACCAAAAAAGAATTTTTGACTATTTTGGTTGATCCTGCCAATCGGATAACATTGATTATTCCTATATTTCTGCAAGCTCTGCTATTTGGTTATGCTGCCAGTTATGATGTCAATCATGTAGATTATGCTGTGCTGGACCAAAGTCACAGTCAGGCTTCGCAGCAAATACTATCGCATTTGGATGGTTCGGGTGTATTTAAACGCACAGCAGATTTGCAGAATACCGCTCAGATTCAACAGGTTATCAATGACCGTTCAGCACTTGCAGTGATTACGTTTCCCGCAGATTTTGAGGATAAGCTCAATAAGAATGAATCCTCGGCAATCCAAGTGGTCTTGGATGGTCGGAATTCGTCTACAGCAGGCATGGCTGGCTCTTATATCAGCAGTATAGTCACTCAGGTCAACCAAGAGCGGTTGGGTTCAACGTCCTCAGTTACCGTTCAATCACGCACATGGTATAACCCAAATTTAGAGTCCAGATGGGGCATGATGCCATCTTTGATTGCAACATTAAGTATGATGCAGACGCTTTTACTTTCCGCGTTATCTGTGGCGCGGGAGCGGGAGCAGGGAACGTTTGATCAGCTCTTGGTGACGCCTTACACACCGACGCAGATTATGATTGGTAAGGCAATTCCACCTATACTGATTGGTGTGATTCAGTCTTCGATTATTTTAGCGATCATCCTGTTTTGGTTTCAGATCCCGATGAATGGTTCATTGTTGCTGATTTATTTTGGATTGTTTGCATTTAATATTGCAGTCGTTGGTGTTGGGTTGTCTATTTCGGCGATTGCACTGAATATGCAACAAGCCATGCTGTATACTTTTTTTCTGATTATGCCTTTGACGCTTTTATCAGGTCTGTTAACGCCAGTTCAAAATATGCCAAATGTGTTGAATTGGCTGACTTATGCCAACCCGCTACGCTTTGGCATTGACTTGGTACAACGAGTATATTTGGAAGGTGCGAGTTTTGCGCAAGTGAAATGGGACTTTGTACCGATGCTGATTTTGGCACTGATTACCTTGCCCTTAGCTGCATGGTTATTTAGAAATCGGCTGTCATAA
- a CDS encoding ABC transporter permease, with translation MIHRSAFWTRLIALTRKETKQLLRDKSSMAIGFILPIILILLFGYGLSFDLTNGRVGVVDQNPTPQSSQVLSGLNGSKYITVIHYPSFAQAQAAMGNDDIDAILNLPSDFAAQYANGSATVQIINNGRSTSIASSLQGYIASALNMASSIQADRTNSSSTAGVISVDQRMWFNESGNSTWFLVPGLIVLILTLVGAFLTGLLIARERERGTLEAMFVTPIRPLEIVLSKLAPYIVIGMVDIVVCLLAAYYLFEVPIRASLLSVISASFLYLMVSLLLGLMISGVSKSQFQASQMALLASFMPAMMLSGFVFDTRNLPLVVQIISNVLPATHYMTLIKTLFLGGDDWSLWLKECGILLIYIVVLTVITAHTLKKRLR, from the coding sequence ATGATTCATCGCTCAGCATTTTGGACAAGGCTCATTGCACTGACACGCAAGGAGACGAAGCAGTTATTGCGTGATAAAAGTAGCATGGCGATCGGTTTTATTTTACCCATTATTTTGATATTGCTTTTTGGATACGGCCTGTCTTTTGACTTGACCAATGGTCGTGTCGGTGTGGTCGATCAAAATCCGACACCACAAAGTAGCCAAGTCCTCAGTGGTTTAAACGGCTCGAAATATATCACGGTGATCCATTATCCAAGTTTTGCACAAGCGCAAGCAGCAATGGGGAATGATGATATTGATGCCATTCTCAATTTGCCCAGTGATTTTGCAGCGCAATATGCCAATGGTTCTGCCACGGTGCAGATTATCAATAATGGTCGTTCCACCAGTATAGCGTCTTCACTACAGGGCTATATTGCCAGTGCCTTAAATATGGCGAGTTCAATACAAGCTGACCGTACCAACAGCAGTTCAACTGCAGGTGTAATCAGTGTAGATCAGCGCATGTGGTTCAATGAGTCGGGCAATAGTACCTGGTTTTTAGTGCCTGGTTTGATTGTATTGATTTTGACTTTGGTCGGTGCATTTTTAACGGGGTTACTGATTGCACGTGAGCGAGAACGTGGCACTTTAGAAGCAATGTTTGTAACGCCCATTCGCCCGTTGGAAATTGTTTTATCCAAGTTAGCCCCTTATATCGTGATTGGTATGGTCGATATAGTGGTCTGTCTGTTGGCGGCATATTACTTATTTGAAGTTCCTATTCGCGCATCACTTTTATCGGTGATCAGTGCATCATTTTTATATTTAATGGTGTCTTTATTACTAGGGTTAATGATTTCAGGGGTATCGAAAAGTCAGTTCCAAGCCAGTCAAATGGCACTTTTAGCGAGTTTCATGCCTGCCATGATGCTGTCAGGTTTTGTGTTTGATACACGAAATCTGCCTTTAGTGGTGCAGATCATTAGCAATGTATTGCCTGCAACACATTATATGACCTTGATCAAAACCTTATTTTTAGGCGGAGATGACTGGTCTTTATGGCTCAAAGAATGTGGCATTTTGTTGATTTATATTGTCGTGCTCACTGTAATTACAGCGCATACATTGAAAAAGCGTCTGAGGTAA
- a CDS encoding ATP-binding cassette domain-containing protein, whose translation MSSDCVMIAQDLKQVFKAEQKGAEDVYALQGLNMQIKAGQLAALVGPDGAGKTTLLRLIAGLYEPTAGSLEVLGIDVAKDPQSVQDRISYMPQKFGLYEDLSIQENLDLYADLHGVPADVRKERFDRLLKITDLARFSERPAGKLSGGMKQKLGLACTLVRSPELLLLDEPSVGVDPLSRRDLWIIIEQLVKDENLSVIISTAYMDEAERCHDVYVMLEGQVLKQGSPEALTDYAKGQTWQVKPSQGMKARVLQAHLLDNHKYIADAVPKGDVVRFITRTEHPILPPDQLPQGVVAEARAAELEDAFMLLLHEAKHVEKNTVDSGAAENNELAITGLNTDQSNVQSYAQSNAQSINANIVQTKPINAEKVPNTKVRLDSNADLDSNAEAPVIVVQDLVRTFGDFTAVASTSFNVSRGEIFGLLGPNGAGKTTTFRMLCGLLPASSGVLEVAGMNLRTARAQARAKIGYVSQKFALYGNLSVLDNLKFFGGAYGLSGKHLKQQIDQALHQFELKPHAKSGDLPNGFKQRLSMAAALLHQPEIVFLDEPTSGIDPLARRAFWYTIGELANQGITIIITTHFMEEAEYCDRIAIQDAGKMLALGTPKDIRSMVHGEGVNDMNSAFIAIVEQSRANQQAKEASV comes from the coding sequence ATGTCTTCAGATTGCGTGATGATCGCTCAGGATTTAAAGCAAGTTTTCAAAGCTGAGCAAAAAGGCGCTGAAGATGTGTATGCGCTGCAAGGACTGAATATGCAAATCAAGGCAGGACAATTGGCTGCTTTGGTTGGGCCTGATGGCGCGGGGAAAACCACATTGCTGAGATTGATTGCAGGTTTGTATGAGCCTACTGCTGGAAGCTTGGAAGTTCTTGGGATTGATGTGGCCAAAGACCCTCAGTCTGTACAAGATCGTATCAGCTATATGCCTCAGAAATTTGGTTTATATGAAGATTTAAGCATTCAAGAAAATTTAGATTTATATGCCGACCTACATGGTGTACCTGCGGATGTACGTAAAGAACGCTTTGATCGCTTGCTTAAAATTACCGATTTAGCACGATTTTCAGAGCGACCTGCGGGGAAGTTATCTGGAGGGATGAAGCAAAAGTTGGGCTTGGCTTGTACTTTAGTTCGTTCACCAGAGTTATTACTGCTCGATGAACCCAGTGTTGGGGTTGACCCGCTATCACGCCGTGATTTGTGGATCATCATTGAACAGTTAGTGAAAGATGAGAACTTGAGTGTCATTATCAGCACAGCGTATATGGATGAAGCGGAACGTTGTCATGATGTGTATGTCATGTTGGAGGGGCAAGTCCTCAAACAGGGTTCACCTGAAGCACTGACAGACTATGCCAAAGGTCAAACATGGCAAGTGAAACCGAGTCAAGGGATGAAGGCGAGGGTGTTACAAGCACATTTACTGGATAATCACAAATACATTGCAGATGCAGTGCCTAAAGGCGATGTGGTACGTTTTATTACCCGAACTGAACATCCGATTCTTCCGCCTGATCAACTGCCACAAGGTGTTGTTGCAGAAGCGAGAGCAGCAGAACTTGAAGATGCATTTATGTTGCTTTTGCATGAAGCAAAGCATGTAGAAAAAAACACCGTAGACTCAGGTGCGGCTGAGAATAACGAACTGGCGATAACAGGATTAAACACAGATCAAAGCAATGTTCAAAGCTATGCCCAAAGTAATGCTCAAAGCATTAATGCGAACATCGTTCAGACCAAGCCGATCAATGCTGAAAAAGTCCCGAATACGAAAGTGCGTTTAGACAGCAACGCAGATTTAGATAGTAACGCAGAAGCACCTGTCATTGTGGTTCAGGATCTCGTGCGTACATTTGGTGATTTTACCGCCGTGGCCAGCACTTCGTTTAATGTATCACGCGGGGAAATTTTCGGATTGCTCGGGCCAAATGGTGCAGGCAAAACCACGACGTTTCGTATGCTGTGTGGTCTGCTTCCTGCCAGTAGTGGTGTACTCGAAGTAGCGGGGATGAATCTGCGTACAGCACGTGCACAAGCGAGAGCCAAAATTGGTTATGTATCTCAGAAATTCGCCCTATATGGCAACTTAAGTGTTTTGGATAACTTAAAGTTTTTTGGCGGTGCGTATGGATTATCAGGCAAACATCTAAAGCAACAAATTGATCAGGCATTACATCAGTTTGAACTCAAGCCACATGCTAAAAGTGGTGATTTACCCAATGGCTTTAAGCAACGTTTGTCGATGGCAGCAGCACTGTTACATCAGCCTGAAATTGTGTTTTTAGATGAACCTACCAGTGGTATCGACCCATTGGCGCGACGTGCGTTCTGGTACACCATTGGTGAGCTCGCCAATCAAGGCATTACTATTATTATCACCACACATTTTATGGAAGAAGCAGAATATTGCGATCGTATCGCGATTCAGGATGCAGGGAAAATGTTGGCACTTGGTACACCCAAAGACATCCGAAGTATGGTGCATGGTGAAGGTGTCAATGATATGAACAGTGCTTTTATTGCCATTGTGGAGCAATCTCGTGCGAATCAGCAAGCAAAAGAGGCGAGCGTATGA
- a CDS encoding HlyD family efflux transporter periplasmic adaptor subunit produces the protein MKKSHVAVLIGLVLLGSAVAYWWLNRDKDYAQHIVLYGNVDIRQVSLAFETAGRIKNMTVQEGDRVKKGQVLANLNTESLSIQAQQANAQLQVQQQALNKQAAGNRPEEIAQAKAQVGSAKAQLENADKQYQRLAVLNNSSLGQAVSKQEVDAAKSTMKTAEAALRESEANLQLLLKGVRKEDREAAKAQYDSTKASLDLIKYQIAQSELRSPVDGVVRARLQEVGDMTTSSKSVYTIALTDPKWVRVYASETELGQIKMGSTATILRDSQPDQPIIGKIGYISSVAEFTPKTVQTEDIRTTLVYEVRIYVNDPNDQLKMGQPVTVHIDQSSKAKTSE, from the coding sequence ATGAAAAAGAGTCACGTCGCGGTGCTGATTGGATTGGTCTTGCTTGGATCGGCAGTCGCATATTGGTGGTTGAATCGAGATAAGGACTATGCGCAGCACATCGTGTTGTATGGCAATGTTGATATTCGACAAGTCTCTCTTGCTTTTGAAACCGCAGGGCGTATTAAAAATATGACTGTTCAGGAAGGCGATCGTGTCAAAAAAGGCCAAGTGCTAGCGAATTTAAATACAGAATCTTTAAGTATCCAAGCCCAACAAGCCAATGCGCAATTGCAGGTTCAACAGCAAGCTTTAAATAAGCAAGCCGCAGGCAATCGACCTGAAGAGATTGCTCAAGCAAAGGCACAAGTTGGATCAGCTAAAGCACAACTCGAAAATGCCGATAAACAATATCAACGTCTAGCGGTGTTAAACAATAGTTCGCTAGGCCAAGCGGTGAGTAAACAAGAAGTTGATGCAGCTAAAAGCACTATGAAAACAGCCGAAGCGGCTTTGCGTGAAAGTGAAGCCAATTTGCAGTTGCTGTTAAAAGGGGTGCGCAAAGAAGATCGTGAAGCGGCAAAAGCACAATATGACTCGACTAAAGCGAGTTTGGATTTGATCAAATATCAAATTGCACAAAGTGAATTACGCTCACCTGTGGATGGTGTTGTACGGGCACGCTTACAAGAGGTGGGCGATATGACGACATCTAGCAAATCGGTTTATACCATTGCTTTAACTGATCCAAAATGGGTACGCGTCTATGCCAGTGAGACAGAGCTTGGACAAATCAAAATGGGGTCAACGGCCACCATTCTGCGTGATTCACAACCAGATCAGCCGATCATTGGAAAAATTGGTTATATCTCCTCTGTTGCTGAATTTACCCCGAAAACCGTTCAGACCGAAGACATTCGTACCACGTTGGTCTATGAAGTTCGTATTTATGTCAATGATCCGAATGACCAGTTGAAAATGGGGCAACCTGTGACGGTCCATATTGATCAATCTTCCAAAGCAAAAACAAGCGAGTAA
- a CDS encoding TetR/AcrR family transcriptional regulator, whose translation MSRAGRSDGDLTKSKILDAAGRLIAQNGFAKTTSKAIAKLAEVDLAAINYHFDGRDGLYRAVLAEAHTHYIDEEKLLALLNSSRTPTEKLEVFFETLISKLVETDVWHSKVFIRELFSPTTHLYDFMQTEGARKFLLIKKIISQVSGIDENHPALFACVLSTVAPCMMLIIADSNLPGPLKNVSKVEPALLVKHLMTFSVAGLAAAKQLYL comes from the coding sequence ATGTCTAGAGCTGGACGTAGCGATGGTGACTTAACCAAGTCGAAAATTTTGGATGCAGCAGGTCGTTTAATTGCTCAGAATGGTTTTGCAAAAACCACCAGCAAAGCGATTGCGAAGCTTGCCGAAGTCGATTTGGCTGCCATTAACTATCACTTCGACGGTCGTGATGGTCTATATCGTGCCGTATTAGCCGAAGCACATACGCATTATATTGATGAAGAAAAGCTGTTGGCTTTATTAAACAGCTCCCGCACCCCAACTGAAAAACTAGAGGTTTTTTTTGAAACCCTGATCAGCAAATTGGTTGAAACGGATGTGTGGCACAGCAAAGTATTTATTCGTGAACTTTTTTCGCCCACCACACATTTATACGATTTTATGCAAACTGAGGGCGCAAGAAAATTTCTATTAATCAAAAAGATCATTAGCCAAGTTTCAGGTATTGATGAAAACCACCCTGCATTATTCGCCTGCGTTTTGAGCACAGTTGCACCGTGCATGATGCTGATTATCGCTGATTCAAACTTACCTGGGCCACTTAAAAATGTTTCGAAAGTTGAACCTGCGCTTTTGGTCAAACATCTCATGACCTTTTCAGTCGCAGGTTTAGCCGCCGCTAAACAACTTTATCTTTGA